The following coding sequences lie in one Rutidosis leptorrhynchoides isolate AG116_Rl617_1_P2 chromosome 6, CSIRO_AGI_Rlap_v1, whole genome shotgun sequence genomic window:
- the LOC139856195 gene encoding chromatin modification-related protein EAF1 A-like isoform X2 encodes MGGVGISSTPSLQQSSDLEKTQAELRQTFNAAEKFRRELEFLQKGGDPLDLKPGNVASISFQSTSLTERHSKQLKTSEAKGSFVITASPHGDSVESSGRLGAPSVCEPNSADNLMLLKESGESAVLELPKKSYKRRIRSHRPNRDYSRHVSRDFKGPTHDADNQEWNYLLNSNSNPKSPDAIKNSNSHIGNELDGEPAVQSTLGPARGPHANALLESHHLPLKSDSQDAFIITASTEPKTLANIIVPTNGNGNAEEMKSIPDTNKILDEDSSCKQTGQHCFNNNGNGNALLTNGPMEPNLEGVNIGAKNSDEMLNIDPASKQDEGLKGPETAKEVGSDGPTSLKTERKSSVVVGPDSISQDGHPCNNRPQGSNESRVHEECTVQNACSQDTLKLAIKEREDSILEEARIIEAKRKGMVELPVRTLSIETRLKSQWDFVLEEMSWLANDFAQERLWKVTAAAQISRNVAFASRLRFQQQSSLQKHKEVSHALATAVMQFWDMIQAKYKGAESYGLNKDRAVGIQEYAARFLEYNSSLILWNAPQTPASYDNISDLCIMDRLWEDNLTEENLFYTVPPGAIEAYRKAIDSHLLQFERTGSSMQEEVDTSGYDAAADNAFEEDEGETSTYYMPGVLEGIKSTKNSQKGRKNFKLYGPRPYDMGGDPSYMQSVERAIGTQPSVLNGKRSSSSLNVTIPTKRVRTASRQRIISPFNAGSSGQIHAPNRTDGSSGDNNSFQDEQSNIHVVSQIQNNMEAESMGEYEKQLQFDSMEVSNRPKKRKKEKHPGSTFENRWQLDSNYLNEQKDHSRRRLDPHQFDSNGSSVASQMSNMSNQNKFIKSLVRDRSRKVKAPKTPVGQPGSGNAWSLFEDQALVVLVHDMGPNWELISDAINSTLQFKCIFRKAKDCKERHKILMDRNTGDGADSAEDSGSSQPYPSTLPGIPEGSARQLFQRLQGPMEEDTLKSHFEKIIVIGQKQHYRRMQVTNFRDTVCLLANASNFVLLYLHNLFVFFFFSSPNKDNQDPKQLQQPHSSHAFALSQVHPNNLNNGGRVLTPLDLCEAVSSSPDVLPVGYQGPHSGGFPPGLNHGPVPPVLPGSGSGSGSASSAPSSSNSVHGSNPQSVSAPFNPSHREGRYGIPRTGSSSADDQQRIQQYNQMLSARNAQQPGLPPGSHSVTDRTGRILPAGNGMGPAGINRNPRMARPGYQGIASTSTLSPRMATPSSSNMHSGPRPRDPMHMIRPNNNIDHQVTQSGPGPTQGVPTFSGGPSSSFPNQLPQQPYPRPISGPTSPLVPTSNSPFQGHPNHYAMRLAKERQLQQQRLLQQQQQFSTSNHVMPHVQQQQPPPQESSLPVSSPQNSTRSSSPPVSMGTPSMTPKHPAPPHGLARNPQPSGNQIIKQPRPRPPNQFQHMPPQQRQQMPPQQQAKLMKAARGNMMMNQNLPTDSSSSLPNGFSGGQFIPDEGSSQGAEKQSVPQSSLSQTPLKKTLSGKPQKPSYSGDNKNNKNHASSLVTSSTSHHKLVNQKQANTPQNLLLNRKAKTSDQSTSKQAESPNSSQPSTVVPTPRVSSDDANSTEIPVVSSSAADSGNPGTQLSKSYVQVSSPQTNHLGTENERTGLAVDQDTVHRLSFSDSLPNPVAHDASVQQQQQQQQQPPSS; translated from the exons ATGGGAGGAGTTGGGATTTCTTCAACACCGTCTTTGCAGCAATCATCAGATCTTGAGAAAACTCAAGCCGAACTTAG GCAAACATTCAACGCTGCTGAGAAGTTTAGAAGAGAATTAGAATTCTTGCAGAAA GGCGGAGATCCATTAGACTTGAAACCTGGAAATGTAGCTTCGATTAGCTTTCAGTCCACATCACTGACAGAGCGGCATTCTAAACAGTTGAAGACAAG TGAAGCAAAGGGTAGTTTTGTAATTACTGCTTCACCCCATGGAGATTCTGTTGAGAGTAGTGGTAGATTAGGTGCTCCTTCAGTGTGTGAACCAAACAGTGCTGATAATCTCATGCTACTAAAAGAATCAGGCGAATCTGCTGTTCTTGAACTGCCCAAAAAGTCATATAAGCGTAGGATTAGATCTCATCGGCCAAATCGCGATTATTCTCGGCATGTTTCAAGAGATTTTAAGGGACCCACACACGATGCTGATAATCAGGAGTGGAACTACTTGTTAAACTCCAATTCCAACCCTAAAAGTCCTGATGCTATTAAAAATTCTAATAGTCATATAGGAAATGAATTAGATGGTGAGCCAGCTGTACAATCAACCCTTGGCCCTGCACGTGGTCCACACGCTAATGCTTTACTAGAgagtcatcatcttccattaaaatctgACAGTCAGGATGCTTTTATTATAACGGCTTCAACGGAGCCTAAAACGTTAGCAAATATAATAGTTCCAACCAACGGTAATGGAAATGCAGAAGAGATGAAAAGTATACCTGATACCAATAAGATATTGGACGAGGATTCGTCATGTAAGCAAACGGGTCAGCACTGttttaacaataatggaaatggaaATGCTTTGCTTACTAATGGGCCAATGGAACCAAATTTGGAGGGTGTTAATATAGGTGCAAAAAATAGTGATGAGATGTTGAATATCGATCCGGCTTCAAAGCAGGATGAAGGTTTAAAAGGACCTGAAACTGCCAAAGAAGTTGGCTCAGATGGACCTACTAGTTTGAAAACAGAAAGAAAATCAAGCGTTGTTGTGGGACCCGATTCCATTTCTCAAGATGGACATCCTTGTAATAACAGACCTCAGGGTTCAAATGAGTCTCGTGTTcacgaagaatgtacagtgcaaaaTGCATGCTCTCAGGACACCCTGAAATTGGCAATCAAGGAGCGTGAAGACTCGATTCTAGAAGAGGCTCGAATCATAGAG GCGAAACGTAAGGGGATGGTTGAATTACCTGTTAGAACGTTATCTATAGAGACACGACTTAAATCTCAGTGGGATTTTGTCCTTGAGGAAATGTCTTGGTTGGCTAATGATTTCGCACAG GAGCGCCTTTGGAAGGTAACCGCAGCTGCTCAAATATCCCGAAACGTTGCCTTTGCTTCTCGGTTAAGATTCCAACAACAAAGTTCACTGCAGAAGCATAAGGAAGTGTCTCATGCTTTGGCGACAGCTGTCATGCAGTTTTGGGACATGATACAG GCTAAATACAAGGGAGCTGAGTCGTACGGCCTAAATAAGGATCGTGCAGTTGGGATTCAGGAGTATGCAGCAAGGTTTTTGGAGTATAATAGCTCGCTTATTCTTTGGAACGCACCTCAAACGCCTGCGTCTTATGATAATATATCTGATCTTTGCATAATGGACCGTTTGTGGGAAGATAATTTGACAGAA GAGAATTTATTTTATACAGTACCACCTGGTGCGATAGAGGCCTACAGAAAGGCTATTGATTCTCACTTGCTTCAGTTTGAG AGAACTGGGAGCAGCATGCAAGAGGAAGTGGATACTTCTGGCTATGATGCTGCTGCAG ATAATGCATTTGAAGAGGATGAGGGAGAAACAAGCACATATTATATGCCAGGTGTTTTGGAAGGTATCAAATCAACAAAAAATTCTCAAAAAGGAAGGAAAAATTTCAAATTATATGGTCCTAGACCATATGATATGGGAGGTGATCCATCATACATGCAATCTGTTGAAAGGGCTATAGGAACTCAACCATCTGTGTTGAACGGAAAACGATCAAGCAGCAGTCTAAACGTTACAATTCCAACAAAACGTGTGCGTACTGCATCCAGACAGAGGATTATAAGTCCATTTAATGCAGGATCTTCGGGTCAAATACATGCACCAAACAGAACAGACGGTTCAAGTGGTGATAACAATTCTTTTCAGGATGAGCAAAGTAATATACATGTTGTTTCTCAAATACAGAACAATATGGAAGCTGAATCCATGGGAGAGTATGAAAAACAATTACAGTTTGATTCTATGGAAGTATCAAATAGACCtaaaaagagaaagaaagaaaaacatCCG GGATCCACGTTCGAGAACCGATGGCAACTTGATTCTAATTATCTAAATGAGCAG AAGGATCACTCAAGGAGGAGACTGGACCCACATCAATTTGACTCCAATGGAAGTAGCG TGGCGTCTCAAATGAGTAATATGTCCAACCAAAATAAGTTCATTAAATCACTTGTCCGTGATCGCAGTAGGAAAGTCAAAGCACCTAAG ACCCCTGTTGGGCAACCTGGTTCAGGAAATGCTTGGTCATTATTTGAGGACCAG GCCCTTGTCGTACTGGTACATGATATGGGTCCGAATTGGGAGCTTATAAGTGATGCCATTAACAGTACTTTGCAATTCAAG TGCATCTTTCGCAAAGCCAAAGATTGCAAAGAACGGCACAAAATCTTAATGGATAGAAATACTGGTGATGGAGCTGATAGCGCTGAAGATTCGGGGTCATCTCAACCTTATCCATCTACGTTACCTGGCATTCCGGAG GGTAGTGCAAGACAATTATTTCAACGGCTGCAGGGACCAATGGAAGAGGATAcactcaaatctcactttgaaaaAATTATTGTAATTGGACAGAAACAACATTACAGACGAATGCAGGTGACCAATTTTCGCGATACTGTGTGTCTATTGGCTAATGCTTCAAATTTTGTGCTACTGTACTTACATAATCtgttcgttttttttttcttttcttctccaAATAAGGATAATCAGGATCCAAAACAGTTGCAGCAGCCTCATAGTTCTCATGCATTTGCTCTTTCCCAAGTCCACCCAAATAACCTTAATAATGGGGGTCGTGTCCTTAC GCCTCTTGACCTATGTGAAGCAGTGTCATCCAGCCCAGATGTTCTTCCAGTTGGCTATCAAGGTCCTCATAGTGGTGGGTTCCCACCAGGTCTAAACCATGGTCCTGTGCCCCCAGTGCttcctggttctggttctggttctggttccgCCTCCTCTGCACCCAGTTCGTCCAACTCGGTTCATGGCAGTAACCCTCAGTCTGTGTCTGCACCATTTAATCCGTCTCATAG AGAAGGAAGATATGGGATCCCGAGAACAGGCTCATCATCAGCAGATGACCAACAAAGaatacaacaatacaatcaaatgttATCTGCACGAAATGCTCAGCAACCCGGTTTGCCACCTGGATCACATTCTGTAACCGATCGTACCGGTCGGATATTACCTGCTGGAAATGGTATGGGTCCTGCGGGTATTAATAGAAACCCGAGGATGGCTAGACCAGGCTATCAAGGGATTGCATCAACATCCACATTGAGTCCTCGAATGGCAACACCAAGTTCCTCCAATATGCACTCTGGGCCAAGGCCACGTGATCCTATGCATATGATTCGG cccaacaacaacatcgATCACCAAGTAACACAAAGTGGGCCTGGGCCAACTCAAGGAGTTCCTACATTTTCGGGTGGACCAAGTTCATCGTTTCCGAATCAACTTCCCCAACAACCGTATCCACGTCCAATTTCTGGCCCAACTTCACCACTTGTGCCTACCAGTAATTCCCCTTTTCAGGGACACCCAAATCATTATGCAATGAGATTAGCTAAAGAGAGACAACTTCAGCAACAGCGGTTACTCCAACAACAGCAACAATTTTCTACATCCAATCACGTGATGCCAcatgtacaacaacaacaaccaccaccacaagAGTCTTCACTTCCTGTTTCGTCTCCACAAAATAGTACGCGATCTTCTTCTCCGCCCGTGTCAATGGGGACACCATCTATGACTCCAAAACATCCAGCGCCACCTCATGGGCTCGCGAGGAACCCTCAACCGAGTGGTAACCAAATCATAAAGCAGCCGAGACCACGTCCGCCAAATCAGTTTCAACATATGCCACCTCAGCAACGACAACAGATGCCACCTCAGCAGCAAGCTAAGCTTATGAAAGCTGCTAGGGGAAATATGATGATGAATCAGAATCTTCCTACCGATTCTTCTTCCTCTCTACCAAATGGGTTTTCAGGAGGCCAATTTATTCCAGATGAGGGTTCTTCTCAGGGTGCTGAAAAGCAATCTGTACCTCAGTCTTCTTTAAGTCAAACACCCCTGAAGAAGACGTTATCTGGTAAACCGCAAAAGCCTTCTTATTCGGGTgataataaaaacaataaaaaCCATGCTTCATCGTTGGTTACCTCAAGTACCAGCCACCACAAGTTAGTGAATCAAAAACAAGCAAATACACCTCAGAATTTGTTGCTTAATCGGAAAGCCAAGACATCTGATCAGTCTACAAGCAAACAAGCTGAGTCACCCAATTCCTCTCAGCCAAGTACAGTTGTCCCAACGCCTCGTGTATCTTCTGATGATGCAAATAGTACTGAAATACCTGTTGTATCTTCTTCGGCTGCTGATTCAGGTAATCCGGGAACACAGTTGAGTAAGAGTTATGTGCAGGTGTCTTCACCACAAACAAACCATCTAGGAACAGAGAATGAACGCACTGGACTGGCCGTGGACCAAGATACAGTTCATAGGCTGTCTTTTTCAGACAGCTTGCCTAATCCTGTCGCACATGATGCTAGtgtacagcagcagcagcagcagcagcagcagccgcCTTCTTCATAA
- the LOC139856195 gene encoding chromatin modification-related protein EAF1 A-like isoform X3, with protein MGGVGISSTPSLQQSSDLEKTQAELRQTFNAAEKFRRELEFLQKGGDPLDLKPGNVASISFQSTSLTERHSKQLKTSEAKGSFVITASPHGDSVESSGRLGAPSVCEPNSADNLMLLKESGESAVLELPKKSYKRRIRSHRPNRDYSRHVSRDFKGPTHDADNQEWNYLLNSNSNPKSPDAIKNSNSHIGNELDGEPAVQSTLGPARGPHANALLESHHLPLKSDSQDAFIITASTEPKTLANIIVPTNGNGNAEEMKSIPDTNKILDEDSSCKQTGQHCFNNNGNGNALLTNGPMEPNLEGVNIGAKNSDEMLNIDPASKQDEGLKGPETAKEVGSDGPTSLKTERKSSVVVGPDSISQDGHPCNNRPQGSNESRVHEECTVQNACSQDTLKLAIKEREDSILEEARIIEAKRKGMVELPVRTLSIETRLKSQWDFVLEEMSWLANDFAQERLWKVTAAAQISRNVAFASRLRFQQQSSLQKHKEVSHALATAVMQFWDMIQAKYKGAESYGLNKDRAVGIQEYAARFLEYNSSLILWNAPQTPASYDNISDLCIMDRLWEDNLTEENLFYTVPPGAIEAYRKAIDSHLLQFERTGSSMQEEVDTSGYDAAADNAFEEDEGETSTYYMPGVLEGIKSTKNSQKGRKNFKLYGPRPYDMGGDPSYMQSVERAIGTQPSVLNGKRSSSSLNVTIPTKRVRTASRQRIISPFNAGSSGQIHAPNRTDGSSGDNNSFQDEQSNIHVVSQIQNNMEAESMGEYEKQLQFDSMEVSNRPKKRKKEKHPGSTFENRWQLDSNYLNEQKDHSRRRLDPHQFDSNGSSVASQMSNMSNQNKFIKSLVRDRSRKVKAPKTPVGQPGSGNAWSLFEDQALVVLVHDMGPNWELISDAINSTLQFKCIFRKAKDCKERHKILMDRNTGDGADSAEDSGSSQPYPSTLPGIPEGSARQLFQRLQGPMEEDTLKSHFEKIIVIGQKQHYRRMQDNQDPKQLQQPHSSHAFALSQVHPNNLNNGGRVLTPLDLCEAVSSSPDVLPVGYQGPHSGGFPPGLNHGPVPPVLPGSGSGSGSASSAPSSSNSVHGSNPQSVSAPFNPSHREGRYGIPRTGSSSADDQQRIQQYNQMLSARNAQQPGLPPGSHSVTDRTGRILPAGNGMGPAGINRNPRMARPGYQGIASTSTLSPRMATPSSSNMHSGPRPRDPMHMIRPNNNIDHQVTQSGPGPTQGVPTFSGGPSSSFPNQLPQQPYPRPISGPTSPLVPTSNSPFQGHPNHYAMRLAKERQLQQQRLLQQQQQFSTSNHVMPHVQQQQPPPQESSLPVSSPQNSTRSSSPPVSMGTPSMTPKHPAPPHGLARNPQPSGNQIIKQPRPRPPNQFQHMPPQQRQQMPPQQQAKLMKAARGNMMMNQNLPTDSSSSLPNGFSGGQFIPDEGSSQGAEKQSVPQSSLSQTPLKKTLSGKPQKPSYSGDNKNNKNHASSLVTSSTSHHKLVNQKQANTPQNLLLNRKAKTSDQSTSKQAESPNSSQPSTVVPTPRVSSDDANSTEIPVVSSSAADSGNPGTQLSKSYVQVSSPQTNHLGTENERTGLAVDQDTVHRLSFSDSLPNPVAHDASVQQQQQQQQQPPSS; from the exons ATGGGAGGAGTTGGGATTTCTTCAACACCGTCTTTGCAGCAATCATCAGATCTTGAGAAAACTCAAGCCGAACTTAG GCAAACATTCAACGCTGCTGAGAAGTTTAGAAGAGAATTAGAATTCTTGCAGAAA GGCGGAGATCCATTAGACTTGAAACCTGGAAATGTAGCTTCGATTAGCTTTCAGTCCACATCACTGACAGAGCGGCATTCTAAACAGTTGAAGACAAG TGAAGCAAAGGGTAGTTTTGTAATTACTGCTTCACCCCATGGAGATTCTGTTGAGAGTAGTGGTAGATTAGGTGCTCCTTCAGTGTGTGAACCAAACAGTGCTGATAATCTCATGCTACTAAAAGAATCAGGCGAATCTGCTGTTCTTGAACTGCCCAAAAAGTCATATAAGCGTAGGATTAGATCTCATCGGCCAAATCGCGATTATTCTCGGCATGTTTCAAGAGATTTTAAGGGACCCACACACGATGCTGATAATCAGGAGTGGAACTACTTGTTAAACTCCAATTCCAACCCTAAAAGTCCTGATGCTATTAAAAATTCTAATAGTCATATAGGAAATGAATTAGATGGTGAGCCAGCTGTACAATCAACCCTTGGCCCTGCACGTGGTCCACACGCTAATGCTTTACTAGAgagtcatcatcttccattaaaatctgACAGTCAGGATGCTTTTATTATAACGGCTTCAACGGAGCCTAAAACGTTAGCAAATATAATAGTTCCAACCAACGGTAATGGAAATGCAGAAGAGATGAAAAGTATACCTGATACCAATAAGATATTGGACGAGGATTCGTCATGTAAGCAAACGGGTCAGCACTGttttaacaataatggaaatggaaATGCTTTGCTTACTAATGGGCCAATGGAACCAAATTTGGAGGGTGTTAATATAGGTGCAAAAAATAGTGATGAGATGTTGAATATCGATCCGGCTTCAAAGCAGGATGAAGGTTTAAAAGGACCTGAAACTGCCAAAGAAGTTGGCTCAGATGGACCTACTAGTTTGAAAACAGAAAGAAAATCAAGCGTTGTTGTGGGACCCGATTCCATTTCTCAAGATGGACATCCTTGTAATAACAGACCTCAGGGTTCAAATGAGTCTCGTGTTcacgaagaatgtacagtgcaaaaTGCATGCTCTCAGGACACCCTGAAATTGGCAATCAAGGAGCGTGAAGACTCGATTCTAGAAGAGGCTCGAATCATAGAG GCGAAACGTAAGGGGATGGTTGAATTACCTGTTAGAACGTTATCTATAGAGACACGACTTAAATCTCAGTGGGATTTTGTCCTTGAGGAAATGTCTTGGTTGGCTAATGATTTCGCACAG GAGCGCCTTTGGAAGGTAACCGCAGCTGCTCAAATATCCCGAAACGTTGCCTTTGCTTCTCGGTTAAGATTCCAACAACAAAGTTCACTGCAGAAGCATAAGGAAGTGTCTCATGCTTTGGCGACAGCTGTCATGCAGTTTTGGGACATGATACAG GCTAAATACAAGGGAGCTGAGTCGTACGGCCTAAATAAGGATCGTGCAGTTGGGATTCAGGAGTATGCAGCAAGGTTTTTGGAGTATAATAGCTCGCTTATTCTTTGGAACGCACCTCAAACGCCTGCGTCTTATGATAATATATCTGATCTTTGCATAATGGACCGTTTGTGGGAAGATAATTTGACAGAA GAGAATTTATTTTATACAGTACCACCTGGTGCGATAGAGGCCTACAGAAAGGCTATTGATTCTCACTTGCTTCAGTTTGAG AGAACTGGGAGCAGCATGCAAGAGGAAGTGGATACTTCTGGCTATGATGCTGCTGCAG ATAATGCATTTGAAGAGGATGAGGGAGAAACAAGCACATATTATATGCCAGGTGTTTTGGAAGGTATCAAATCAACAAAAAATTCTCAAAAAGGAAGGAAAAATTTCAAATTATATGGTCCTAGACCATATGATATGGGAGGTGATCCATCATACATGCAATCTGTTGAAAGGGCTATAGGAACTCAACCATCTGTGTTGAACGGAAAACGATCAAGCAGCAGTCTAAACGTTACAATTCCAACAAAACGTGTGCGTACTGCATCCAGACAGAGGATTATAAGTCCATTTAATGCAGGATCTTCGGGTCAAATACATGCACCAAACAGAACAGACGGTTCAAGTGGTGATAACAATTCTTTTCAGGATGAGCAAAGTAATATACATGTTGTTTCTCAAATACAGAACAATATGGAAGCTGAATCCATGGGAGAGTATGAAAAACAATTACAGTTTGATTCTATGGAAGTATCAAATAGACCtaaaaagagaaagaaagaaaaacatCCG GGATCCACGTTCGAGAACCGATGGCAACTTGATTCTAATTATCTAAATGAGCAG AAGGATCACTCAAGGAGGAGACTGGACCCACATCAATTTGACTCCAATGGAAGTAGCG TGGCGTCTCAAATGAGTAATATGTCCAACCAAAATAAGTTCATTAAATCACTTGTCCGTGATCGCAGTAGGAAAGTCAAAGCACCTAAG ACCCCTGTTGGGCAACCTGGTTCAGGAAATGCTTGGTCATTATTTGAGGACCAG GCCCTTGTCGTACTGGTACATGATATGGGTCCGAATTGGGAGCTTATAAGTGATGCCATTAACAGTACTTTGCAATTCAAG TGCATCTTTCGCAAAGCCAAAGATTGCAAAGAACGGCACAAAATCTTAATGGATAGAAATACTGGTGATGGAGCTGATAGCGCTGAAGATTCGGGGTCATCTCAACCTTATCCATCTACGTTACCTGGCATTCCGGAG GGTAGTGCAAGACAATTATTTCAACGGCTGCAGGGACCAATGGAAGAGGATAcactcaaatctcactttgaaaaAATTATTGTAATTGGACAGAAACAACATTACAGACGAATGCAG GATAATCAGGATCCAAAACAGTTGCAGCAGCCTCATAGTTCTCATGCATTTGCTCTTTCCCAAGTCCACCCAAATAACCTTAATAATGGGGGTCGTGTCCTTAC GCCTCTTGACCTATGTGAAGCAGTGTCATCCAGCCCAGATGTTCTTCCAGTTGGCTATCAAGGTCCTCATAGTGGTGGGTTCCCACCAGGTCTAAACCATGGTCCTGTGCCCCCAGTGCttcctggttctggttctggttctggttccgCCTCCTCTGCACCCAGTTCGTCCAACTCGGTTCATGGCAGTAACCCTCAGTCTGTGTCTGCACCATTTAATCCGTCTCATAG AGAAGGAAGATATGGGATCCCGAGAACAGGCTCATCATCAGCAGATGACCAACAAAGaatacaacaatacaatcaaatgttATCTGCACGAAATGCTCAGCAACCCGGTTTGCCACCTGGATCACATTCTGTAACCGATCGTACCGGTCGGATATTACCTGCTGGAAATGGTATGGGTCCTGCGGGTATTAATAGAAACCCGAGGATGGCTAGACCAGGCTATCAAGGGATTGCATCAACATCCACATTGAGTCCTCGAATGGCAACACCAAGTTCCTCCAATATGCACTCTGGGCCAAGGCCACGTGATCCTATGCATATGATTCGG cccaacaacaacatcgATCACCAAGTAACACAAAGTGGGCCTGGGCCAACTCAAGGAGTTCCTACATTTTCGGGTGGACCAAGTTCATCGTTTCCGAATCAACTTCCCCAACAACCGTATCCACGTCCAATTTCTGGCCCAACTTCACCACTTGTGCCTACCAGTAATTCCCCTTTTCAGGGACACCCAAATCATTATGCAATGAGATTAGCTAAAGAGAGACAACTTCAGCAACAGCGGTTACTCCAACAACAGCAACAATTTTCTACATCCAATCACGTGATGCCAcatgtacaacaacaacaaccaccaccacaagAGTCTTCACTTCCTGTTTCGTCTCCACAAAATAGTACGCGATCTTCTTCTCCGCCCGTGTCAATGGGGACACCATCTATGACTCCAAAACATCCAGCGCCACCTCATGGGCTCGCGAGGAACCCTCAACCGAGTGGTAACCAAATCATAAAGCAGCCGAGACCACGTCCGCCAAATCAGTTTCAACATATGCCACCTCAGCAACGACAACAGATGCCACCTCAGCAGCAAGCTAAGCTTATGAAAGCTGCTAGGGGAAATATGATGATGAATCAGAATCTTCCTACCGATTCTTCTTCCTCTCTACCAAATGGGTTTTCAGGAGGCCAATTTATTCCAGATGAGGGTTCTTCTCAGGGTGCTGAAAAGCAATCTGTACCTCAGTCTTCTTTAAGTCAAACACCCCTGAAGAAGACGTTATCTGGTAAACCGCAAAAGCCTTCTTATTCGGGTgataataaaaacaataaaaaCCATGCTTCATCGTTGGTTACCTCAAGTACCAGCCACCACAAGTTAGTGAATCAAAAACAAGCAAATACACCTCAGAATTTGTTGCTTAATCGGAAAGCCAAGACATCTGATCAGTCTACAAGCAAACAAGCTGAGTCACCCAATTCCTCTCAGCCAAGTACAGTTGTCCCAACGCCTCGTGTATCTTCTGATGATGCAAATAGTACTGAAATACCTGTTGTATCTTCTTCGGCTGCTGATTCAGGTAATCCGGGAACACAGTTGAGTAAGAGTTATGTGCAGGTGTCTTCACCACAAACAAACCATCTAGGAACAGAGAATGAACGCACTGGACTGGCCGTGGACCAAGATACAGTTCATAGGCTGTCTTTTTCAGACAGCTTGCCTAATCCTGTCGCACATGATGCTAGtgtacagcagcagcagcagcagcagcagcagccgcCTTCTTCATAA